The sequence below is a genomic window from Deinococcus apachensis DSM 19763.
TGGACCGGCGGCCCCACATCGCGGGCAACGCCTACGACCGCTACGACGACGCGGGTATCCTGATCCACCCCTACGGCCCGCACATCTTCCACACCAACTCCAAGGAAGTCTTTGACTACCTCTCGCGCTTCACCCAGTGGCGGCCCTACGAGCACCGGGTGCTGGCGAGCGTGGACGGCCAGCTCCTGCCCATTCCCATCAACCTCGACACGGTGAACCGGCTGTACGGCCTGAACCTAACCTCCTTCCAGGTCGAGGAGTTCTTCGCGTCGGTGGCGGAAAAGGTCGAGCAGGTCCGCACCTCCGAGGACGTGGTCGTGAGCAAGGTCGGGCGCGACCTGTACAACAAGTTCTTCCGGGGCTACACCCGCAAGCAGTGGGGGCTGGACCCCAGCGAACTCGACGCCAGCGTGACGGCCCGCGTGCCCACCCGCACCAACCGCGACGACCGCTACTTCGCCGACACCTACCAGGCGATGCCGCTGCACGGCTACACCCGGATGTTCGAGAACATGCTCGCACACCCGAACATCAAGGTGATGCTGAACACCGACTACCGCGAGATCGAGAGCTTCATCCCCTACGGCCACATGATCTACACCGGCCCGGTGGACGCCTTCTTCGACTACTGCTACGGCAAGCTGCCCTACCGCAGCCTGGAATTCGTCCACGAGACGCACGCGCGCGAGTACTTCCAGCCCACCGGCACCGTGAACTACCCCAACGACTACGGGTACACCCGCATCAGCGAGTTCAAGTACATCACCGGGCAGCAGCACCCCCACACCAGCGTGGTGTACGAGTACCCCCGCGCCGAGGGCGACCCCTACTACCCGGTGCCCCGGCCCGAGAACCAGGAGCTGTACAAGCGCTACGCGGCGTTGGCCGACGCCCGCCCCGACGTGACCTTCGTAGGTCGCCTCGCCACCTACCGTTACTACAACATGGACCAGGTGGTCGCGCAGGCGCTCG
It includes:
- the glf gene encoding UDP-galactopyranose mutase encodes the protein MTEPTSNGFDYLIVGAGFAGSVLAERLANDGKRVLIVDRRPHIAGNAYDRYDDAGILIHPYGPHIFHTNSKEVFDYLSRFTQWRPYEHRVLASVDGQLLPIPINLDTVNRLYGLNLTSFQVEEFFASVAEKVEQVRTSEDVVVSKVGRDLYNKFFRGYTRKQWGLDPSELDASVTARVPTRTNRDDRYFADTYQAMPLHGYTRMFENMLAHPNIKVMLNTDYREIESFIPYGHMIYTGPVDAFFDYCYGKLPYRSLEFVHETHAREYFQPTGTVNYPNDYGYTRISEFKYITGQQHPHTSVVYEYPRAEGDPYYPVPRPENQELYKRYAALADARPDVTFVGRLATYRYYNMDQVVAQALATHRKLTGQKTQPEPATAR